One Vallitalea okinawensis DNA window includes the following coding sequences:
- a CDS encoding peptidoglycan recognition protein family protein: protein MKIIEDFIPKGHSNRPGIAMNPLYICIYDTGMVEEGTHARMLARHMKTINQLISWHYTVDDMVILQHLPLSEVSYQVSQGDDENNDKSIGIAICMNEDGDRHKAEENAIELVIYLVKKYNIPIEKVVQYNHWVGEDFREVLKEAIS, encoded by the coding sequence ATGAAAATTATTGAGGATTTTATACCTAAAGGACATTCAAATAGACCAGGTATTGCCATGAATCCCCTTTATATATGTATTTATGATACTGGTATGGTAGAGGAGGGTACCCATGCAAGAATGCTAGCTAGACATATGAAAACTATCAATCAATTGATTTCCTGGCATTATACAGTTGATGATATGGTTATTCTTCAGCATTTGCCATTATCTGAAGTGAGCTACCAGGTTAGTCAAGGGGATGATGAAAATAATGATAAGTCCATAGGTATAGCTATTTGTATGAATGAGGATGGTGACCGTCATAAAGCGGAGGAAAATGCAATTGAGTTAGTCATTTATTTAGTTAAAAAATATAACATTCCTATAGAAAAAGTAGTACAATATAACCATTGGGTAGGTGAAGATTTTCGTGAGGTTCTGAAAGAAGCTATTTCGTGA